A single genomic interval of Syntrophobotulus glycolicus DSM 8271 harbors:
- a CDS encoding ABC transporter ATP-binding protein, with protein MIDLHHVSFHYTNAASGSLRDISLQVERGKCVLLCGQSGCGKTTLTRLINGLIPHYYEGELSGKVTVGGLDIKNAELYETARLVGSVFQNPRSQFFCVDTTGEIAFGCENLGLPPAEIDRRVALATRELHATDLLGRSIFHLSGGEKQKIACASVSAMGPEVFVLDEPTSNLDIRAIRDLKDTIRLWKAQGKTILIAEHRLYWLKELCDRVIYLREGRIALDIPMAEFCGYSAGTLAELDLRTLSLAALPQKKIQPPPAESLTLRGYRYAYPTGRSPALDIPQSSLPKGGVIAVLGHNGAGKSTFSKCLCGLVKHQKGVCVCGEVPYSRRRMLKKSYMVMQDVNHQLFCESVEEELRLGMSGEDQAELERVMSALELTSFRERHPLSLSGGQKQRVAIASALLAGKEFLVFDEPTSGLDFRHMEQTAGLLASLGGKQTVFIVTHDPELIVRCCNYVLCLEQGTIKEQYPLDEAGLNRLRHFFEYGEKEGISLKRS; from the coding sequence ATGATTGATCTTCATCACGTCAGCTTTCACTATACCAACGCCGCTTCAGGCTCCCTGCGGGACATCTCCCTGCAGGTGGAGCGCGGAAAATGCGTGCTGCTGTGCGGTCAGTCCGGCTGCGGCAAGACCACCCTCACCCGTCTCATCAACGGCCTTATCCCCCACTACTACGAAGGAGAGCTGTCCGGCAAGGTCACTGTGGGCGGTCTGGACATAAAGAACGCGGAGCTGTATGAAACCGCCCGGCTGGTGGGCAGCGTGTTCCAAAACCCCCGCAGTCAATTCTTCTGTGTGGACACCACCGGGGAAATCGCCTTCGGCTGCGAAAATCTCGGCCTGCCGCCCGCGGAAATCGACCGCAGAGTGGCCTTGGCCACCCGCGAGCTGCATGCCACAGACCTGCTGGGGCGCAGCATCTTTCACCTGTCCGGCGGTGAAAAGCAGAAAATCGCCTGCGCTTCGGTATCTGCCATGGGCCCGGAGGTCTTTGTCCTGGACGAACCCACCTCAAATCTGGACATCCGGGCCATCCGGGATTTAAAAGACACCATTCGGCTCTGGAAGGCGCAAGGAAAAACCATTCTCATTGCCGAGCACCGGCTGTACTGGCTGAAAGAGCTGTGCGACAGGGTGATTTATCTTCGGGAAGGAAGAATCGCACTGGACATTCCTATGGCGGAGTTTTGCGGCTACAGCGCCGGGACCTTGGCGGAGCTGGACCTGCGCACCCTTTCCCTGGCCGCCCTGCCACAAAAGAAAATACAGCCGCCGCCCGCAGAAAGCCTTACCCTGCGGGGCTACCGGTATGCCTACCCCACCGGCCGGTCCCCTGCTCTTGACATTCCCCAGTCCAGTCTGCCAAAGGGTGGAGTCATTGCTGTCCTTGGCCACAACGGGGCGGGAAAATCCACCTTTTCCAAATGCCTGTGCGGGCTGGTCAAGCACCAAAAGGGAGTCTGCGTCTGCGGCGAAGTCCCCTATTCCCGCCGCCGGATGCTGAAAAAGAGTTATATGGTGATGCAGGATGTGAACCACCAGCTCTTTTGCGAAAGTGTGGAGGAAGAGCTTCGTCTGGGAATGAGCGGAGAAGATCAGGCGGAACTGGAGCGGGTCATGAGCGCTCTGGAACTGACAAGCTTCCGGGAACGGCACCCCCTTTCCCTCTCCGGCGGGCAGAAGCAGCGGGTCGCCATCGCCTCCGCCCTCCTGGCAGGCAAGGAGTTTTTGGTCTTCGACGAGCCCACCAGCGGTCTTGATTTCCGTCACATGGAGCAAACCGCAGGTCTTTTGGCTTCTCTGGGCGGGAAGCAGACCGTATTCATCGTCACCCACGACCCGGAGCTGATTGTACGCTGCTGCAACTATGTGCTCTGTCTGGAGCAGGGGACGATCAAGGAGCAATACCCCCTGGATGAGGCCGGTTTGAACCGGCTGCGGCATTTTTTTGAATACGGGGAAAAAGAGGGAATATCTCTCAAACGATCATAG
- a CDS encoding LytR/AlgR family response regulator transcription factor codes for MLTIGICDDRPLCRRLWESFLRLYEKEKGLFFHVHQFDSGERLLEEIDRQGMVFDLLFLDNSMKKLTGLETARQIRQSAAMAGCSIVFVTSAEDHDQFMPVQPLQVVSKPATQECIGEILDKVLAQKDCAQASPS; via the coding sequence TTGCTTACAATCGGGATCTGTGATGACAGGCCGTTGTGTCGTCGGTTATGGGAATCCTTTCTTCGTCTTTATGAAAAAGAAAAGGGGCTGTTCTTTCATGTTCACCAATTTGACAGCGGTGAACGGCTCCTCGAAGAAATTGACAGGCAGGGTATGGTTTTTGACCTTCTTTTTCTCGACAACAGCATGAAAAAGCTGACCGGTCTGGAAACCGCCAGACAAATACGGCAATCCGCCGCCATGGCGGGCTGCAGTATCGTGTTTGTGACCTCCGCGGAGGATCATGATCAATTCATGCCGGTCCAGCCTTTGCAAGTGGTCAGCAAGCCCGCTACCCAGGAATGTATTGGTGAGATTTTGGACAAGGTGCTGGCCCAAAAGGACTGTGCGCAGGCTTCACCTTCCTGA
- a CDS encoding energy-coupling factor transporter transmembrane component T: MGVYVLSTTTVSEFTAAMQRLRVSEKIIIPMSVMFRFFPTVGEEFSAINTAMRMRGISLGGGSAGKMLEYRLVPLLTCSAKIGEELSAAALTRGLGGEVKRTNICRIGFRIQDVLFISLCAAAFAAAALAHLGVL; this comes from the coding sequence TTGGGGGTCTATGTCCTCTCTACCACGACCGTCAGTGAATTTACCGCCGCCATGCAGAGACTCCGCGTCAGCGAGAAGATTATCATTCCGATGTCCGTCATGTTCCGCTTCTTTCCCACGGTGGGCGAGGAATTCAGCGCCATCAACACCGCCATGCGGATGAGGGGAATCAGCTTGGGGGGCGGAAGCGCCGGGAAAATGCTGGAGTACCGGCTGGTGCCTTTGCTGACCTGCTCGGCGAAGATCGGTGAGGAGTTGTCGGCGGCCGCCCTGACCCGCGGTCTGGGAGGCGAAGTCAAGCGCACCAACATCTGCCGTATCGGCTTCCGAATCCAGGATGTGCTATTCATCTCCCTGTGTGCCGCCGCCTTTGCCGCCGCCGCGTTGGCACACTTGGGCGTATTGTGA
- a CDS encoding helix-turn-helix domain-containing protein, translating into MQSNIFSADAQELRDKNISVAACTDWSLSMKLRQEQGAGFMQLFQLLPELILCFNDFQTKSCPKFGLEANHSNRVLINYCFTGRCEVELENGMFIFLGPQDLVISTRWTKREFSFPVRAYTGIEFIIDLDQINEASKIFWGQIGFDLRELKDMFCRDTGYFIGHDHGRLEQLLRSMKRDLPRPERPLLLIKTAEFLFELSKGHFTPENGQRKYYSKSQVRIAREVEDEITGQLNRHLTTEKLARKYGISPTSLQNYFKGIYGEPISVYLRKARMNTAAKLLKHSRKKVSEIASCVGYENQSKFAAAFKEVLLCNPLEYRQRNFGGDDSREEAE; encoded by the coding sequence ATGCAAAGCAATATTTTTTCAGCTGACGCACAGGAGCTCAGAGACAAAAATATCTCCGTTGCGGCTTGTACTGATTGGAGCCTTTCCATGAAATTACGACAGGAACAGGGAGCCGGTTTCATGCAACTGTTCCAGCTTTTGCCGGAACTGATCCTTTGCTTTAATGACTTCCAGACAAAGTCCTGTCCTAAATTTGGTCTTGAAGCAAATCACAGCAACAGAGTGCTGATCAATTATTGTTTTACCGGAAGATGTGAAGTGGAACTGGAAAACGGGATGTTTATTTTTCTGGGACCGCAGGATTTGGTGATCAGCACTCGCTGGACGAAAAGGGAGTTTTCCTTCCCTGTCCGTGCATACACAGGGATTGAATTCATTATTGATTTGGATCAGATCAATGAAGCGTCAAAAATATTCTGGGGGCAGATCGGGTTTGACTTGCGGGAATTGAAGGATATGTTCTGCAGGGATACCGGCTATTTTATTGGACATGATCACGGGCGGCTGGAACAACTGCTTCGTTCGATGAAAAGGGATCTGCCTCGTCCCGAAAGACCGCTGCTCTTGATAAAGACGGCGGAATTTTTATTTGAATTATCTAAGGGTCATTTTACCCCGGAGAATGGTCAGAGAAAGTATTATTCAAAATCACAGGTGCGGATTGCCCGGGAGGTCGAAGATGAGATCACCGGCCAGCTGAACCGGCATCTGACAACGGAGAAGCTGGCGAGGAAATACGGAATCAGCCCTACCTCCCTGCAAAACTATTTTAAAGGGATTTATGGAGAACCGATTTCCGTATACCTGCGAAAAGCAAGAATGAATACAGCCGCAAAACTTCTGAAACATTCCAGAAAAAAGGTATCCGAAATTGCATCCTGCGTAGGTTATGAAAATCAGAGCAAGTTTGCGGCAGCGTTTAAAGAAGTCTTGTTATGCAACCCTTTGGAATATCGACAGAGAAATTTTGGGGGAGATGATTCTCGTGAAGAAGCTGAATGA
- a CDS encoding MMPL family transporter — MTKIIKARWIIFTLWLAATIALTAFQPDINAILRQQGQQALSANSPTAAAQALFSKMEMSQGTDSLLVFYDENSISAEEMERIRAGVQAIRDSGSELGISKIIDPFSTPEAADSLISGDGTTVMVSFKLDQKAGEIDDIENAIAGKLGNVRAEHYLTGEDFIQNDYLEAALAGVEKSAVLTVLFIFIILIILFRSVVTPLVSLAAVAFSYLCSMGIAAQLIANTGFPVTSLTQVLLVLILFGIGTDYNILLFNRFREELAHGCPTDEAILNTYKSAGKTIAYSILTVFIAFCSLIFSESPIYQSGIVVVIGVAVLLLEIMTLTPLSMKVLGHRLFWPSQKTGGHRESTLWGKISSASTRRPVIAVLLIALLVAPTVYFHEQKLNFDNIAELGPAYPSTKGFAIVADHFGRGRAMPVSVIIDNHAALDQNEALAVIDTLTERLKQIEGVDQVSSVTQPQGSPIPDFYIGSQVGSVNSGLSRTQDGTEQIADGLKLAQDKLGSADFSQAGQIADGTVRLQDGMTALTDGLKQVQAGLAGGSPDSPTLSNGMAVLETNLAAMSGGVAALAANYETIQAGYAQMGASYQQAAQALLGAKSALTQLQAVITALGGSYAGAQSDPNYLQLQQSVDSLTQSLSGITPQGIEALNENYAALSSGFAAANQSLAAMRSGLEQISSGLQELQSALDTAASGLGTIAENMDSVTAGLSQLESGQQQLAAGLDGFSSFGTRLKSVNSGLEQLSAGLGLTNGFLSQLNTSQTFHLPAEALTDEGFQQSLEMFLSADRTMTKMIIVLDADPYSEQALDTVRQINETLTSGLDGTVLAGAQFGVAGPSAMTADMNDVLNRDLNRMIVIVLTGVFLVLLLVIRSLWPSVFITASLLGAYYAAMFAQNYIFLNLLGLEGISSYVPFFSFIVIVALGVDYSIFLMMRFKEYPQLSAKEAIVLASRHTGGVVTSAALILGGTFATLLPSGLTLLVQLAAAVIAGLIVLCFILLPVFLPAVLALPDAAARLFPKKKQGLTVKEDSAV; from the coding sequence ATGACAAAAATCATCAAAGCGCGCTGGATCATTTTTACCCTGTGGCTGGCGGCCACCATCGCCCTAACGGCATTTCAGCCTGATATCAATGCCATCTTGAGACAGCAGGGCCAGCAGGCTCTCAGCGCGAACAGTCCCACAGCGGCCGCCCAGGCCCTCTTCAGTAAAATGGAGATGTCCCAGGGCACCGACAGCCTGCTCGTTTTTTATGACGAAAACAGCATTTCCGCCGAAGAAATGGAGCGCATCCGGGCCGGAGTGCAGGCCATCCGGGACAGCGGCTCCGAACTGGGGATCTCGAAGATCATCGATCCCTTCAGTACGCCTGAGGCTGCGGACTCCCTGATTTCAGGAGACGGGACAACTGTCATGGTCAGCTTCAAGCTTGACCAGAAAGCGGGAGAAATAGATGATATTGAAAACGCCATTGCCGGCAAGCTCGGCAATGTCCGGGCGGAGCATTATCTGACCGGGGAGGATTTTATCCAAAATGATTATCTTGAGGCGGCGTTGGCCGGCGTCGAGAAGAGCGCTGTCCTGACCGTGCTCTTTATTTTCATCATCCTGATCATCCTGTTCAGATCGGTGGTGACACCCCTGGTCTCCCTGGCGGCTGTGGCCTTTTCCTATCTGTGCTCGATGGGGATTGCCGCCCAGTTGATTGCCAACACCGGTTTTCCGGTCACCAGCCTCACCCAGGTTCTCCTGGTCCTGATCCTTTTCGGGATCGGGACGGACTACAATATCCTGCTCTTCAACCGTTTCCGGGAAGAACTGGCTCATGGCTGTCCGACTGATGAGGCCATCCTCAATACCTACAAATCCGCAGGCAAAACCATCGCCTACAGTATCCTCACCGTCTTTATCGCCTTTTGCAGTCTCATTTTTTCCGAATCCCCCATTTATCAATCCGGCATTGTGGTCGTGATCGGCGTCGCCGTTCTTTTGCTGGAAATCATGACCCTGACTCCCTTGTCCATGAAGGTCCTGGGTCATAGGCTCTTCTGGCCTTCCCAAAAAACAGGCGGCCACCGGGAAAGCACCCTGTGGGGTAAAATCTCCTCCGCTTCAACCAGGCGGCCGGTGATTGCTGTTTTACTTATCGCTTTGCTGGTTGCGCCAACCGTCTATTTTCACGAACAAAAACTCAATTTTGACAATATTGCCGAGCTTGGTCCTGCCTATCCCTCGACCAAAGGCTTCGCCATCGTGGCCGACCATTTCGGGCGGGGCCGGGCTATGCCGGTCAGTGTTATTATCGACAATCATGCGGCCCTTGATCAGAATGAGGCCCTTGCCGTTATCGACACCCTGACCGAAAGACTCAAGCAAATCGAGGGGGTCGATCAGGTCTCCTCCGTCACCCAGCCTCAAGGAAGCCCAATTCCCGATTTTTATATCGGCAGCCAAGTCGGCTCTGTCAACAGCGGCCTGAGCCGGACGCAGGACGGTACGGAGCAAATCGCGGACGGACTGAAGCTGGCTCAGGACAAGCTGGGTTCCGCTGATTTTTCCCAGGCCGGCCAGATCGCGGACGGCACAGTCCGGCTGCAAGATGGCATGACAGCTCTGACCGATGGCCTGAAGCAGGTTCAGGCCGGGCTTGCCGGCGGCTCGCCTGATTCCCCGACCCTCAGCAACGGGATGGCGGTCCTGGAAACCAATCTGGCCGCGATGAGCGGAGGGGTGGCCGCTTTGGCCGCCAATTATGAAACCATCCAGGCCGGTTATGCCCAGATGGGCGCCTCATACCAACAGGCGGCCCAGGCCCTGCTCGGGGCCAAAAGCGCCCTGACCCAGCTGCAGGCAGTCATCACAGCCCTCGGCGGCAGCTACGCCGGGGCCCAGAGCGATCCCAATTACCTGCAATTACAGCAGAGCGTGGACAGCTTAACCCAATCCTTAAGCGGAATCACCCCCCAGGGAATCGAAGCCCTGAATGAAAACTATGCCGCCCTCTCTTCCGGCTTTGCCGCCGCCAATCAAAGCCTGGCGGCAATGAGAAGCGGTTTGGAGCAAATCTCTTCCGGGCTGCAAGAGCTGCAAAGCGCCCTGGATACAGCAGCCTCAGGCCTCGGCACAATCGCTGAGAATATGGACAGTGTCACCGCCGGGCTCAGCCAACTGGAATCAGGACAGCAGCAGCTTGCGGCCGGACTTGACGGGTTCAGCTCCTTCGGTACCCGCTTAAAGTCTGTCAACAGCGGCCTGGAACAACTTTCCGCCGGTCTGGGCCTGACAAACGGCTTTCTCTCCCAGCTGAATACCAGCCAAACCTTCCATCTGCCCGCAGAAGCCCTGACTGACGAAGGCTTTCAGCAATCCCTGGAAATGTTCCTGTCCGCCGACCGGACCATGACCAAAATGATCATTGTGCTGGATGCTGATCCCTACTCCGAGCAGGCCTTAGATACGGTCCGGCAGATCAACGAGACCCTGACGAGCGGACTTGACGGCACAGTCCTTGCCGGCGCCCAATTCGGCGTGGCGGGCCCGAGCGCTATGACTGCCGATATGAACGATGTTCTGAATCGGGACTTAAACAGGATGATCGTAATCGTGCTGACAGGGGTATTCCTGGTGCTGCTTCTGGTGATCAGATCCTTGTGGCCGTCTGTTTTCATCACGGCCTCCCTGCTGGGGGCCTACTATGCGGCTATGTTTGCCCAAAACTATATTTTCCTCAATTTGCTGGGCCTGGAGGGCATCTCTTCCTATGTTCCCTTCTTCTCCTTTATTGTGATCGTAGCCCTGGGGGTCGATTACAGCATCTTCCTGATGATGCGCTTTAAGGAATACCCCCAACTGTCGGCCAAGGAAGCGATTGTTCTGGCCTCCAGACATACAGGCGGAGTAGTGACATCGGCAGCCCTCATCCTGGGCGGCACCTTCGCCACCCTTCTGCCCTCCGGCTTAACTCTTTTAGTGCAACTGGCGGCAGCGGTCATTGCCGGCTTAATCGTGCTTTGCTTCATCCTGCTGCCTGTCTTCCTGCCGGCGGTGCTGGCCCTGCCGGACGCCGCAGCAAGACTGTTCCCCAAAAAGAAGCAAGGCTTAACCGTCAAAGAGGATTCCGCGGTCTGA
- a CDS encoding TetR/AcrR family transcriptional regulator, which yields MKTEKTDRRVKYTRMLLKNSLMELMRERPISKISVKLLCETADINRSTFYAHYTDQYDLLKQLEQEVIAEVKKHIAKDAFAKPTAQTMQLMNQILDYIAQNADLFKILLSEYGDSTFHKEIMLLAQQKIITDIHNNLVLDSRTSEYLQYFAVTGALSIIQKWLQDGMREPTPKMSELIARLLYKGVLDFSPQTGADSGQDACSGRRPC from the coding sequence ATGAAAACAGAAAAAACAGACCGCCGGGTTAAATATACGAGAATGCTGTTGAAAAACAGTCTCATGGAGTTGATGCGGGAGCGGCCGATCTCCAAGATATCGGTCAAGCTGTTGTGCGAAACGGCGGATATTAACCGGAGCACCTTTTATGCCCATTATACGGACCAGTATGATTTGCTGAAGCAGCTGGAGCAGGAAGTGATTGCCGAAGTGAAAAAGCACATCGCCAAAGACGCCTTCGCCAAGCCGACGGCGCAGACCATGCAGTTGATGAACCAGATCCTGGACTATATCGCCCAAAATGCCGACTTGTTCAAGATTCTGCTCAGCGAGTACGGTGATTCTACGTTTCACAAAGAAATCATGCTGCTCGCCCAGCAAAAAATCATCACGGATATTCACAACAATCTCGTCCTTGATTCCAGAACCTCAGAATACCTGCAGTATTTTGCCGTCACAGGCGCTTTGAGTATTATCCAGAAATGGCTGCAGGACGGGATGAGGGAACCGACCCCAAAAATGTCCGAGCTGATTGCCAGACTGCTTTACAAAGGAGTTTTGGATTTTTCGCCTCAGACTGGGGCGGATTCAGGGCAGGATGCCTGTTCTGGCCGGCGGCCGTGCTGA
- a CDS encoding MptD family putative ECF transporter S component encodes MNANPVQKNSKRLTGKDLINVGIYSAIYFVLIMALAMLGYIPVMMPLLCVIGPIIGGIPFMLFLTKAKKFGMILIMSIIMGIMMALTGMGLYALPVAVLSALLAELVWKRAEYSKAGGSILACGFFNIWMWGNFIPLFTNPEGYFSTRTEFGANYEAALTALLPAWMCPVLLVCCFVCGLIGGLIGRALLKKHFAKAGIA; translated from the coding sequence ATGAACGCAAATCCCGTTCAAAAAAACTCAAAACGTCTGACAGGGAAAGATCTGATCAATGTGGGAATCTACTCGGCCATCTATTTTGTCCTCATCATGGCCCTTGCCATGCTGGGCTACATCCCGGTCATGATGCCCCTGCTGTGCGTTATCGGCCCCATCATCGGCGGTATTCCCTTTATGCTGTTTCTGACCAAGGCCAAAAAGTTCGGTATGATTCTCATCATGAGTATCATCATGGGCATTATGATGGCTTTGACCGGCATGGGCCTGTACGCCCTGCCCGTGGCCGTGCTGTCCGCTCTCCTTGCCGAGCTGGTCTGGAAGCGGGCGGAGTACAGCAAGGCAGGCGGTTCCATTTTGGCCTGCGGCTTTTTCAACATCTGGATGTGGGGCAACTTTATCCCTTTATTCACGAACCCGGAGGGTTATTTTTCCACCCGTACGGAATTCGGCGCCAATTACGAGGCGGCGCTGACCGCCCTGCTGCCCGCCTGGATGTGCCCTGTTCTGCTGGTCTGCTGTTTTGTCTGCGGCCTGATTGGCGGTCTGATTGGCCGGGCCCTGCTGAAAAAGCACTTTGCCAAGGCGGGGATTGCCTGA
- a CDS encoding TetR/AcrR family transcriptional regulator — MSYSSQLTRERILNCARREFMELGYQNANMRSIARAAKVTTGALYNHFANKALLFDTLVREPAEEMLARFQEIHRQTAENISGVSSEYLKEQGCSGTDWMLDYIYRHMDTFRLIFSHSEGTSWSAYLERLIEIEEQAYRIYCDALSKDGKPVDDIFLHITAASGFQYLVEIVSHDLPYAQAVAVMDSVKRYGMAGWNEILGLSP; from the coding sequence ATGAGTTACAGTTCACAGTTGACCCGGGAGCGGATTTTGAACTGCGCCCGCCGGGAATTTATGGAGCTCGGCTATCAAAACGCCAATATGCGGAGCATCGCCCGCGCGGCAAAGGTCACTACCGGTGCGCTTTATAACCATTTTGCCAACAAAGCGTTGCTGTTCGACACGCTGGTGCGGGAGCCTGCGGAAGAAATGCTGGCCCGGTTTCAGGAAATACACCGGCAGACGGCGGAAAATATTTCTGGTGTGTCAAGTGAATATTTGAAGGAACAGGGCTGCTCCGGTACGGATTGGATGCTGGACTATATCTACCGGCACATGGACACCTTCCGGTTGATTTTCTCTCACTCAGAGGGGACCAGCTGGTCCGCCTATCTGGAGAGGTTAATTGAGATTGAGGAACAGGCCTACAGAATCTATTGTGATGCCCTGAGCAAGGACGGTAAGCCGGTGGACGATATTTTTTTGCATATCACGGCCGCCTCCGGCTTTCAATATTTGGTCGAGATTGTCTCGCACGATTTGCCTTACGCGCAGGCGGTTGCCGTGATGGACAGCGTGAAGCGCTACGGTATGGCTGGCTGGAATGAAATATTGGGGCTGAGCCCCTGA
- a CDS encoding FAD-dependent oxidoreductase translates to MPGCILRAEQRPGRLNKKRTYAVLSKSVCDWQKTVLLARQPQALYSFINGKAGYTKDIQNFDTRRPSMSYERFLSPGKIGSLTLKNRSIFPPMGTHFVADGFVTGQMIAYQARRAAGGCAMNIVEIASVHRTSSAKLILGIDDDKFVPGLAKLAAAIKAGGAKACIQLWHGGRQHPGAEFGGQCWGPSAVPCPMIQEVPHVMTLGEIREIIDAYGEAARRAKEAGFDAVEIHGAHGYLIDCFLNAYSNTRTDEYGGDLERRARFGREVIRAVRAAVGADFPVLMRMSARENYPGGITLEEGIKAARLYEAEGIDALDISQGCYGAMPYTVPPYYLPERVNVYNASQIKMNVQIPVIVAGKIYTPDIAEEILQNGEADFISLGRILLTDPDFVRKTQEDRPEEIRHCVACNSGCVERMFAGKVTSCVFNPLTGYETEIEIKPAPEKKRVLVIGGGPGGLEAARVAAERGHAVTLFEQTGDLGGQYIIAGRSPHKVMMENAARHLGYLAMRAGVNVRLYTKATPERIQALQPDAVIVATGSEPLIPSVEGVRGSNVYEARKVINGNVRIREHQVAVIGGGLVGLEAAEFLVEQGKRVCIIERLDQVGKDLEMYIRPHMMQLLEVNKIDVHVRSKCVAIGTDSVTVEKDGRRESIAAEAVVIAAGAKSDPGNVAAMAARLVPQCQVIGDAKTPGNVIDAIWQGNEAARSL, encoded by the coding sequence ATGCCCGGCTGCATCCTCAGGGCGGAGCAGCGCCCCGGCCGGCTGAACAAAAAGCGGACTTACGCAGTTTTGAGTAAGTCCGTTTGTGATTGGCAAAAAACCGTCCTGCTCGCCCGGCAGCCGCAGGCTCTGTATTCTTTTATTAATGGAAAAGCCGGTTATACTAAGGACATCCAAAATTTTGACACGAGGAGGCCAAGCATGTCTTACGAAAGATTTCTTTCCCCGGGGAAGATCGGTTCCCTGACCCTGAAAAACCGCTCCATCTTTCCGCCGATGGGCACCCATTTTGTGGCGGACGGCTTTGTGACCGGGCAGATGATCGCCTATCAGGCCCGCAGGGCCGCAGGGGGCTGCGCCATGAATATCGTGGAGATTGCCAGTGTGCACCGCACCTCTTCGGCCAAACTGATCCTCGGGATTGATGACGATAAATTTGTTCCGGGGCTGGCCAAGCTGGCCGCCGCCATCAAGGCCGGGGGCGCCAAAGCCTGCATCCAGCTCTGGCATGGCGGCAGGCAGCATCCGGGCGCTGAGTTCGGCGGCCAGTGCTGGGGCCCTTCCGCGGTACCCTGTCCGATGATCCAGGAGGTTCCCCATGTCATGACCTTGGGTGAGATCCGGGAGATTATCGACGCTTACGGGGAGGCGGCGCGCCGGGCCAAAGAAGCGGGCTTTGACGCCGTGGAGATTCACGGGGCCCACGGTTATCTGATCGATTGCTTTTTAAACGCGTATTCCAATACCCGTACTGACGAATACGGCGGTGATCTGGAGCGGCGGGCCCGGTTCGGGCGGGAGGTGATCCGGGCCGTGCGGGCCGCGGTCGGGGCCGATTTCCCGGTTTTGATGCGCATGTCGGCGCGGGAAAATTATCCGGGCGGCATTACCCTGGAAGAGGGCATCAAGGCCGCCAGGCTCTATGAAGCGGAAGGGATCGACGCCCTGGATATTTCTCAGGGCTGCTACGGGGCCATGCCGTATACTGTTCCTCCCTACTACCTGCCGGAGCGTGTCAATGTCTACAACGCTTCCCAGATTAAAATGAATGTCCAGATTCCTGTGATTGTCGCCGGCAAGATTTACACCCCGGATATTGCCGAGGAGATCCTGCAAAACGGGGAAGCGGATTTCATCTCTCTCGGCCGCATCCTGCTCACCGATCCGGATTTTGTCCGGAAGACGCAGGAGGACCGGCCGGAAGAGATCAGGCATTGTGTGGCCTGCAACTCGGGCTGCGTGGAGCGGATGTTTGCCGGCAAGGTGACCAGCTGTGTCTTTAACCCCCTGACCGGCTACGAGACCGAGATCGAGATCAAGCCGGCGCCGGAGAAAAAGCGGGTGCTGGTGATCGGCGGCGGTCCGGGCGGACTGGAAGCGGCCCGGGTGGCGGCCGAGCGCGGTCACGCTGTCACCCTGTTCGAGCAGACGGGCGACCTGGGCGGCCAGTATATCATTGCCGGGCGTTCCCCGCATAAGGTGATGATGGAAAACGCCGCCCGCCATCTGGGCTACCTGGCCATGCGGGCAGGTGTCAACGTGCGGCTGTATACCAAGGCCACACCGGAACGCATTCAAGCCCTGCAGCCGGACGCCGTGATTGTCGCTACGGGCTCGGAGCCGCTCATTCCTTCGGTGGAAGGGGTGCGCGGCAGCAATGTCTATGAAGCGCGCAAGGTCATCAATGGCAATGTGCGGATCAGGGAACACCAGGTGGCGGTGATCGGCGGCGGTCTGGTCGGCCTGGAGGCCGCTGAATTTCTGGTGGAACAGGGCAAGCGGGTCTGCATCATTGAACGGCTGGACCAGGTCGGCAAGGACCTGGAAATGTATATCCGGCCTCATATGATGCAGCTTCTGGAAGTCAACAAGATCGATGTCCATGTCCGGTCCAAATGTGTGGCCATCGGCACGGACAGTGTGACCGTGGAGAAGGACGGCCGCCGGGAGAGCATCGCCGCCGAGGCCGTGGTGATCGCCGCGGGCGCCAAGAGCGACCCGGGAAACGTGGCCGCGATGGCGGCCCGGCTCGTGCCCCAGTGTCAGGTCATCGGCGACGCCAAAACGCCAGGCAACGTGATTGACGCCATCTGGCAGGGAAATGAGGCCGCCCGGTCCCTGTAA
- a CDS encoding helix-turn-helix domain-containing protein: MKIDYKVLGERIAKRRKVLNLTQDDVAEATGLSNNHISNIENNHSIPSIETLLKICEVLDITPDYFLLGIVRHKNDGLLSQINQKIKLCETKKLELVDHFITWVVDEKI, translated from the coding sequence TTGAAGATTGATTACAAAGTATTAGGTGAGCGGATTGCGAAAAGGCGCAAAGTGTTGAACCTGACGCAGGACGACGTCGCGGAAGCTACAGGACTGAGCAACAACCATATTTCCAACATAGAAAACAATCACTCTATTCCCAGCATTGAAACATTGCTTAAAATATGCGAAGTTCTGGACATCACGCCGGATTACTTCCTGCTGGGCATTGTCAGACACAAAAATGACGGCCTGCTTTCTCAAATTAATCAAAAAATCAAGCTGTGCGAAACAAAAAAACTGGAACTGGTTGATCATTTCATCACTTGGGTAGTTGATGAGAAAATATAG